A section of the Acomys russatus chromosome 10, mAcoRus1.1, whole genome shotgun sequence genome encodes:
- the LOC127194343 gene encoding anionic trypsin-2 isoform X2, whose protein sequence is MLIKLSSPVTLNARVATVSLPTSCAAAGTQCLISGWGNTLSFGVNNPDLLQCLDAPILSQAECEASYPGKITKNMICVGFLEGGKDSCQGDSGGPVVCNGELQGIVSWGYGCALKDSPGVYTKVCNYVDWIQDTIAAN, encoded by the exons ATGCTGATCAAgctctcttcccctgtgacccTCAATGCCCGAGTGGCCACTGTATCTCTGCCCACTTCTTGTGCAGCTGCTGGCACTCAGTGTCTCATCTCTGGCTGGGGCAACACCTTGAGCTTTGGCG TGAACAACCCAGACCTGCTCCAGTGCCTGGATGCCCCAATTCTGTCTCAGGCTGAGTGTGAAGCCTCCTATCCTGGAAAGATCACCAAGAACATGATCTGTGTTGGCTTCCTGGAGGGAGGCAAAGATTCCTGCCAG GGTGACTCTGGTGGCCCTGTGGTCTGCAACGGAGAGCTCCAGGGCATTGTCTCCTGGGGTTATGGCTGTGCCCTGAAGGACAGCCCTGGTGTGTACACCAAGGTCTGCAACTATGTGGACTGGATTCAGGACACCATTGCTGCCAACTAA
- the LOC127194343 gene encoding anionic trypsin-2 isoform X1, whose amino-acid sequence MSPLLFLALVGAAVAFPVDDDDKIVGGYTCQKNSVPYQVSLNSGYHFCGGSLINDQWVVSAAHCYKSRIQVRLGEHNIDVLEGDEQFVSSAKIIRHPNFSSRTLDNDIMLIKLSSPVTLNARVATVSLPTSCAAAGTQCLISGWGNTLSFGVNNPDLLQCLDAPILSQAECEASYPGKITKNMICVGFLEGGKDSCQGDSGGPVVCNGELQGIVSWGYGCALKDSPGVYTKVCNYVDWIQDTIAAN is encoded by the exons ATGAGTCCACTCCTGTTCCTGGCCCTTGTGGGAGCTGCTG ttgctttccctgttgatgatgatgacaagATTGTTGGAGGATACACCTGCCAGAAGAATTCCGTCCCCTACCAGGTGTCCCTGAACTCTGGCTACCACTTCTGTGGAGGTTCCCTCATCAATGACCAGTGGGTGGTGTCTGCAGCTCACTGCTACAAGTC CCGCATCCAAGTGAGACTGGGAGAGCATAACATCGATGTTCTTGAGGGCGATGAGCAGTTTGTCAGTTCCGCAAAGATCATCAGACACCCCAACTTTAGTTCGAGGACCCTGGACAATGATATCATGCTGATCAAgctctcttcccctgtgacccTCAATGCCCGAGTGGCCACTGTATCTCTGCCCACTTCTTGTGCAGCTGCTGGCACTCAGTGTCTCATCTCTGGCTGGGGCAACACCTTGAGCTTTGGCG TGAACAACCCAGACCTGCTCCAGTGCCTGGATGCCCCAATTCTGTCTCAGGCTGAGTGTGAAGCCTCCTATCCTGGAAAGATCACCAAGAACATGATCTGTGTTGGCTTCCTGGAGGGAGGCAAAGATTCCTGCCAG GGTGACTCTGGTGGCCCTGTGGTCTGCAACGGAGAGCTCCAGGGCATTGTCTCCTGGGGTTATGGCTGTGCCCTGAAGGACAGCCCTGGTGTGTACACCAAGGTCTGCAACTATGTGGACTGGATTCAGGACACCATTGCTGCCAACTAA